In a genomic window of Polycladomyces abyssicola:
- a CDS encoding energy-coupling factor transporter transmembrane component T family protein — MNPFGKPIIGQYVPGDSPVHRMDPRAKLVFVFVYLTAVFWVRVPAAYLLFILVNLVGVWLSRVSWRQLLHGMKPILWLIAVTALLHIFLTKGGDLWWQWGPISIHEQGVKQAGWMSVRFLLLITMATLLTLTTTPMDLTEGMERLMKPLKWIGVPVHELALMMSIALRFIPTLWEETEKIMRAQMARGADFESGGMLKRAKSFIPVLIPLFVSALKRAEDLAMAMEARAYRGGEGRTRLRELRFSQLDWALWAVMGGLIIGSWMLGRV, encoded by the coding sequence CGATCATCGGGCAGTACGTGCCCGGAGATTCCCCTGTTCATCGGATGGATCCTCGGGCCAAGCTGGTGTTTGTATTTGTTTATCTCACCGCTGTTTTCTGGGTGCGAGTTCCGGCAGCATATCTGTTGTTCATCCTCGTCAACCTCGTTGGCGTGTGGTTGTCGAGGGTGTCCTGGCGACAGCTGCTGCATGGAATGAAGCCGATTTTGTGGCTGATTGCTGTCACAGCGTTGTTGCACATATTCCTGACCAAAGGCGGTGATCTGTGGTGGCAATGGGGACCGATCAGCATCCATGAACAAGGCGTCAAACAGGCGGGTTGGATGTCTGTGCGGTTCCTTTTGCTGATCACGATGGCCACCCTGCTCACGTTGACCACGACACCCATGGATCTGACCGAAGGGATGGAGCGGTTGATGAAACCGCTCAAATGGATCGGCGTACCCGTTCATGAACTGGCGCTGATGATGTCGATCGCACTCCGGTTTATCCCGACATTGTGGGAAGAGACGGAGAAAATCATGCGGGCGCAGATGGCCCGCGGTGCCGATTTTGAATCGGGTGGTATGCTCAAGCGGGCCAAAAGTTTCATCCCTGTCCTGATTCCCCTCTTCGTCTCCGCACTCAAGAGAGCGGAAGATCTGGCGATGGCGATGGAAGCACGCGCATACCGGGGAGGGGAAGGACGCACTCGGTTACGGGAATTGCGTTTTTCGCAGCTCGACTGGGCGTTGTGGGCGGTGATGGGCGGACTGATCATCGGCTCATGGATGTTAGGGCGTGTCTGA
- the truA gene encoding tRNA pseudouridine(38-40) synthase TruA: MRKIKLTVAYDGTDFHGFQRQPGKRTVQGTLEAAISRLNGTETHVTGAGRTDAGVHAWAQVCHFETGNPMPVEKWVTVLNQTLPRDLVIRMAEEVAPSFHARKDACWKTYRYVIDRSPVPDVFTRRYATHLPVSLDVRRMQRAAEQLVGTHDFTSFSSAKSSVEDRVRTIYRCEIREQGDKLRIEVTGNGFLYNMVRIIVGTLVEVGTGKRAPESISRSLAAKDRSAAGKTMPPEGLTMVEVGYEPWEGMD, from the coding sequence GTGCGCAAGATTAAATTGACGGTTGCTTACGACGGCACCGATTTTCACGGATTTCAGCGCCAGCCCGGCAAGCGGACGGTGCAGGGTACTTTGGAAGCTGCCATCTCGAGATTGAACGGTACCGAAACCCATGTGACGGGAGCGGGGCGCACCGACGCCGGCGTTCATGCGTGGGCTCAGGTGTGTCACTTTGAAACGGGAAATCCCATGCCCGTCGAAAAATGGGTCACCGTGCTCAACCAGACTCTTCCCCGGGATTTGGTCATCCGTATGGCCGAGGAGGTGGCGCCGTCCTTCCATGCGCGCAAAGACGCCTGCTGGAAAACCTATCGCTACGTCATCGACCGTTCGCCGGTACCGGACGTGTTCACCCGCCGGTACGCCACCCATCTTCCCGTATCATTGGATGTACGGCGGATGCAGCGCGCCGCCGAGCAATTGGTGGGGACGCACGACTTCACCTCGTTTTCCTCGGCCAAATCGTCAGTGGAAGATCGGGTGCGTACCATCTACCGTTGTGAAATTCGTGAACAAGGAGACAAACTGCGGATCGAAGTGACGGGCAACGGATTTTTGTACAACATGGTCCGGATCATCGTCGGGACACTGGTGGAAGTGGGCACGGGCAAACGAGCCCCGGAATCGATTTCCCGTTCCTTGGCTGCCAAAGATCGTTCCGCTGCAGGCAAAACCATGCCTCCGGAAGGGTTGACGATGGTCGAAGTGGGCTATGAACCGTGGGAGGGAATGGACTAG
- the rplM gene encoding 50S ribosomal protein L13 has product MRTTYMAKPNEVERKWYVVDAKGKPLGRVASQVAAILRGKHKPQFTPHVDTGDFVIVINASEVELTGKKATKKIYYRHSGYPGGLKATTAGDMRNNRPERMIELAVKGMLPKNSLGRKQFKKLKVYAGPEHPHQAQNPEVWELRG; this is encoded by the coding sequence ATGCGAACCACATATATGGCCAAACCGAATGAGGTGGAGCGGAAATGGTATGTGGTCGACGCGAAGGGGAAACCCCTTGGCCGGGTCGCTTCCCAAGTCGCGGCGATTTTGCGCGGGAAGCACAAACCGCAATTCACCCCTCACGTTGACACCGGCGATTTCGTCATCGTGATCAACGCGAGCGAAGTGGAATTGACCGGTAAAAAAGCGACCAAGAAAATCTACTACCGCCACTCCGGTTACCCTGGTGGATTGAAAGCGACCACTGCCGGTGACATGCGGAACAACCGTCCGGAACGGATGATCGAGCTGGCCGTCAAAGGCATGCTGCCCAAAAACAGCTTGGGACGGAAGCAGTTCAAAAAACTGAAAGTCTATGCAGGACCGGAACATCCCCATCAGGCGCAAAATCCTGAAGTGTGGGAGCTTCGCGGATAA
- the rpsI gene encoding 30S ribosomal protein S9: MAQVQFYGTGRRKESVARVRLVPGDGRIVVNGRDLDQYFGLETLKAIVRQPLVLTDTLNRYDVLVNVHGGGFTGQAGAIRHGIARALLKVDPDLRPTLKKAGFLTRDPRMKERKKYGLKKARRAPQFSKR, from the coding sequence GTGGCACAAGTCCAATTTTACGGAACCGGTCGCCGCAAGGAATCGGTCGCCCGCGTTCGGCTGGTTCCCGGTGACGGCCGCATCGTGGTCAACGGCCGCGACTTGGACCAATATTTCGGCTTGGAAACGTTGAAAGCCATCGTACGTCAACCGTTGGTGTTGACCGATACCTTGAACCGTTACGACGTGTTGGTGAACGTGCATGGGGGCGGCTTCACCGGTCAAGCGGGTGCGATCCGTCACGGCATCGCCCGTGCTCTGTTGAAAGTGGATCCGGATCTTCGCCCGACCCTGAAAAAAGCTGGCTTCCTGACACGCGACCCGCGGATGAAAGAACGGAAGAAATACGGCTTGAAAAAAGCCCGCCGTGCTCCGCAATTCTCCAAACGGTAA
- the cwlD gene encoding N-acetylmuramoyl-L-alanine amidase CwlD: MRESWWWVLLRRQIIGRRSGGWLALVALSFVVAIGLYKWTDSGFRTAWNMPLAGKVIVLDPGHGGPDGGAVSADGLVEKDVTLPITFYLRDYLQEAGALVVLTRESDRDLAEEGTKGLSRRKTQDLFSRARLIKSSRADALISIHLNAIPSSRWSGAQTFYHPSREANKRLATWIQKELVHKLGNTTRLSKQNGEVFLLKTSPVPAALVEVGFLSNPQEAAMLRDEGYQKKLAAAIYYGILRFFSGERLPDEER, from the coding sequence ATGCGGGAATCTTGGTGGTGGGTACTGCTGAGGCGGCAGATCATCGGCAGGCGCTCAGGCGGGTGGTTGGCACTTGTCGCGTTGTCCTTCGTGGTGGCGATCGGATTGTACAAATGGACGGACTCGGGTTTCCGTACAGCGTGGAATATGCCGCTGGCAGGAAAGGTAATCGTGCTGGACCCGGGTCACGGTGGACCCGATGGCGGGGCCGTCAGTGCAGACGGGTTGGTGGAAAAAGATGTGACCTTACCGATCACCTTTTATCTTCGAGACTATTTACAGGAAGCAGGTGCCCTTGTCGTGTTGACTCGGGAATCCGACCGCGATTTGGCCGAGGAAGGCACCAAAGGATTGAGCCGTCGCAAAACGCAGGATTTGTTCTCGCGGGCGCGATTGATTAAAAGCAGTCGGGCGGACGCCTTGATCAGCATTCATCTCAATGCGATACCTTCTTCCCGTTGGTCAGGGGCTCAGACGTTTTATCATCCCAGCAGGGAGGCCAACAAACGATTGGCTACCTGGATTCAGAAAGAATTGGTTCACAAGCTGGGCAACACAACCCGGTTATCCAAACAAAACGGTGAGGTCTTCCTGTTGAAAACTTCGCCGGTGCCGGCCGCTTTGGTTGAGGTCGGTTTTTTGTCCAATCCCCAGGAAGCGGCGATGCTGAGGGATGAGGGATATCAAAAAAAGCTGGCGGCGGCCATCTATTACGGGATTCTCCGGTTCTTTTCGGGTGAACGCTTACCGGATGAGGAACGATAG
- a CDS encoding Mrp/NBP35 family ATP-binding protein, with protein sequence MLTEEKVLDALRDVKDPEINKSLVELNMIRNIRIQGKKVSLDVILTIQGCPLKERIREDVVRSIESLGAKEVDVRFGSMTDEERAALSARLQAERKGASAGGGPAPGQPISPLLAEDSPTRFIAVASGKGGVGKSTVTVNLAVALAREGKKVGIIDADIYGFSVPDMMGIEQRPTVIDKTILPVERFGVKVMSMGFFVQDNSPVIWRGPMLGKMLRNFFTEVHWGELDYMLLDLPPGTGDVALDVHQLIPQSSEIIVTTPHATAAFVAARAGAMALHTKHEILGVVENMSWYQCSECGHRDYVFGKGGGEKLAQELRTELLVQIPLGAPDNDMDAPDFAPSVYRPETETGKLYRQLAQKVIRLTQVTTA encoded by the coding sequence ATGTTGACCGAAGAAAAAGTATTGGATGCCCTGCGCGATGTGAAAGACCCCGAGATCAACAAGAGCTTGGTTGAGCTCAATATGATTCGCAATATTCGCATCCAAGGGAAAAAAGTATCACTGGATGTGATTTTGACCATCCAAGGATGTCCGCTCAAGGAAAGAATCCGTGAAGATGTGGTACGGTCCATCGAGTCATTGGGTGCCAAGGAAGTGGACGTGCGTTTCGGTTCCATGACCGATGAAGAGCGTGCTGCCCTGTCTGCTCGTCTGCAAGCGGAACGGAAGGGGGCGTCGGCTGGAGGCGGACCGGCACCGGGACAGCCGATTTCTCCGCTATTGGCGGAGGACTCTCCGACCCGGTTTATCGCCGTGGCTAGCGGGAAAGGGGGCGTCGGCAAATCGACGGTCACGGTCAACCTCGCCGTCGCCTTGGCACGTGAAGGAAAAAAAGTGGGGATCATCGACGCCGACATTTACGGGTTCAGTGTTCCGGATATGATGGGGATCGAACAGCGACCCACCGTGATCGACAAAACGATTTTGCCGGTGGAACGCTTCGGAGTCAAAGTAATGTCGATGGGCTTTTTCGTACAGGACAATTCCCCCGTCATCTGGCGCGGTCCCATGCTGGGCAAGATGTTGCGCAACTTCTTCACCGAGGTGCACTGGGGCGAATTGGACTACATGCTGTTGGACTTGCCGCCTGGAACCGGGGATGTGGCCTTGGACGTGCATCAATTGATCCCGCAAAGCTCGGAGATCATCGTTACGACGCCGCATGCGACCGCTGCATTTGTCGCCGCCCGCGCAGGTGCGATGGCGTTGCACACCAAACACGAAATCTTGGGTGTGGTGGAGAACATGTCGTGGTATCAATGTTCCGAGTGCGGTCACCGCGATTACGTGTTCGGGAAAGGCGGCGGGGAAAAATTGGCACAGGAACTGCGCACTGAATTGTTGGTGCAGATCCCGCTGGGGGCACCGGACAACGACATGGACGCGCCTGATTTTGCGCCTTCCGTTTACCGGCCGGAAACGGAAACAGGGAAACTGTACCGTCAATTGGCACAAAAGGTGATTCGCTTGACACAAGTAACCACTGCCTGA
- a CDS encoding ABC transporter ATP-binding protein, with product MGRAPLIQLQDVVKIYRTAEGEWRPLDGVTASIDAGRMIAVMGPSGTGKSTLFRLLNRLEDPDRGSITYQGKPLTEWHPIRLRREVHYVFQTPVLLPGTVEDNLSYPYKLVGERADREELAQLLERVGLPASYLTRRVEQMSGGEKQRVNLARSLALDSPVLLLDEPTSALDPEGASMVEQEICRLHKAGKTIVWITHDPLQAERIAEEIWVLENGQLQRKEGVNT from the coding sequence ATGGGACGAGCACCGCTCATCCAATTACAGGATGTGGTCAAGATATACCGGACAGCGGAAGGGGAGTGGCGCCCCCTCGACGGGGTGACCGCCTCGATCGATGCGGGGCGAATGATTGCCGTCATGGGGCCTTCCGGTACCGGGAAAAGCACATTGTTCCGCTTGCTCAACCGCTTGGAGGATCCGGATCGGGGAAGCATCACTTACCAGGGGAAACCCTTGACCGAGTGGCACCCCATTCGGCTTCGACGGGAGGTGCACTATGTATTTCAAACGCCTGTGCTGTTGCCCGGAACGGTGGAAGACAACCTGTCCTATCCCTACAAATTGGTGGGAGAGAGAGCTGACCGGGAGGAATTGGCGCAATTGTTGGAGCGGGTGGGATTGCCCGCATCGTATCTGACGCGGCGTGTGGAACAGATGTCAGGTGGAGAAAAACAACGGGTCAACTTGGCCCGGTCTTTGGCATTGGACTCACCTGTACTGTTGCTGGATGAGCCCACTTCCGCACTGGATCCGGAAGGAGCATCAATGGTGGAACAGGAGATTTGTCGCTTGCACAAGGCGGGAAAAACCATCGTCTGGATCACACATGATCCGCTACAGGCCGAGCGAATCGCCGAGGAAATCTGGGTCCTTGAAAACGGCCAATTGCAGAGAAAGGAGGGGGTGAATACATGA
- a CDS encoding ABC transporter permease codes for MTATATVWTLAFVLVAMGFSLWLRLGLERDLVIGTIRAAIQLIAVGYVLHFVFSQQSVYWMVLMWTVMIVVAARNSATRGKGIPWVFIRIFFTLSVVTGFTLLMMIWLKLIPVKVQVLIPVSGMVIGNSMVVSSLLLNRMKELSESMREEILVALSLGATRRQASARLLKRSIRSGMIPIIDSLKTVGLVQLPGMMTGLIIAGTNPIEAVRYQLLIMFSFTASSALTSILLGFLVYPTLFTPAHQWIGWREPDTT; via the coding sequence ATGACTGCAACCGCAACCGTTTGGACACTGGCGTTTGTTTTGGTGGCGATGGGGTTCTCGCTATGGTTACGGCTGGGGTTGGAAAGAGATCTTGTCATCGGTACGATACGCGCAGCCATTCAGTTGATCGCGGTCGGGTATGTACTGCATTTCGTTTTCAGTCAGCAGAGCGTCTATTGGATGGTGTTGATGTGGACAGTGATGATCGTGGTCGCCGCACGCAATTCGGCGACCCGCGGCAAGGGCATTCCCTGGGTTTTCATACGCATTTTCTTTACATTGTCCGTTGTTACCGGATTCACTTTGCTGATGATGATCTGGCTGAAACTGATACCGGTCAAGGTACAGGTTTTGATTCCTGTCAGCGGGATGGTCATCGGTAACAGTATGGTGGTTTCGTCCCTGTTGCTCAACCGGATGAAAGAACTGTCCGAATCGATGCGCGAGGAAATTCTGGTCGCATTGTCTCTCGGTGCAACACGCCGTCAGGCCAGTGCGCGTTTGTTGAAGCGCTCGATTCGTTCTGGCATGATTCCGATCATTGACTCGTTGAAAACTGTCGGTCTGGTTCAGTTGCCCGGGATGATGACCGGATTGATCATTGCGGGTACCAATCCGATTGAAGCCGTACGGTACCAATTGCTGATCATGTTTTCGTTCACGGCCTCTTCTGCATTGACCAGCATTTTGTTGGGATTTCTCGTCTATCCGACACTGTTCACACCGGCTCACCAATGGATCGGGTGGCGTGAACCTGACACGACCTAG
- a CDS encoding cell wall-binding repeat-containing protein, with amino-acid sequence MPNKSIKLVSSVLSLALVSTMVFSPAVHAEGRSDAASAQADLKKQAWEQRLQEAIRDHASEMKQAARTSSTESGTIRAMDVSTVDYQNQLDVYASHEYFFSVSSGGTLEVKDLAPSEWLDYEIYDAYTGEPVEGNQLAAGDYVFAVYSISDTPVSYHYQLSGVTFSNAPTQLPSLSVTNPSGHETRLAKGTTSYTFKGSTDADSLDVYPNDEEPVSLTAPGAFSYNMNLRGGWNTADFYALDTNTGNAVMSHYDLIVPSLKRLAGADRYEVSANISKELEQIGLYPDTIVIARGDLFTDALSGGPLAAQEAAPILLTATSSLPSSIKSEVQRLHPRRAIILGGTGSVSTTVESQLKSLGVSEIERIAGSDRFAVSAAVAAKVASPYQDTAIVASGLNFPDALSSSSLAGQMGMPILLVGQDKVPASIASFIQSHPNIKHFIIVGGPATVSENVKNELSKYGTVERISGANRYQVAINVAKYGMDHYGMDLSTMVFARGDVFADALSGGPLAVFTGAPIMLTTSTKLESNVDAFLSEHRGETDQMYILGGYGSVSSTTEQQLSNYLN; translated from the coding sequence TTGCCGAACAAATCGATCAAGTTGGTTTCTTCCGTATTGTCGTTGGCGCTGGTATCCACTATGGTCTTTTCGCCTGCGGTTCATGCGGAAGGACGGTCAGACGCGGCTTCCGCTCAAGCGGATTTGAAAAAACAAGCCTGGGAGCAACGTTTGCAGGAGGCCATTCGTGACCATGCTTCCGAGATGAAGCAGGCGGCACGCACCTCGTCGACCGAGTCGGGCACGATCCGGGCGATGGATGTGTCCACGGTGGATTACCAAAACCAGCTGGATGTGTACGCATCCCATGAATACTTTTTCAGTGTGAGCAGCGGCGGTACACTGGAAGTGAAGGATCTCGCCCCCAGTGAATGGCTGGATTACGAGATCTATGATGCGTATACGGGAGAACCCGTGGAAGGCAATCAGTTGGCTGCAGGGGATTATGTGTTTGCTGTGTACAGCATATCCGACACACCGGTAAGCTATCATTACCAACTGAGCGGTGTGACGTTCAGCAACGCCCCGACCCAATTGCCTTCTCTCTCCGTCACCAATCCGAGCGGTCATGAAACCCGGCTGGCCAAGGGAACGACCAGCTATACGTTCAAAGGGAGCACCGACGCCGACAGTTTGGATGTATATCCGAACGACGAAGAGCCGGTCAGCCTGACGGCACCCGGTGCCTTCTCGTACAACATGAACCTGCGGGGAGGCTGGAATACCGCCGATTTCTATGCGCTGGACACCAACACCGGCAACGCAGTGATGTCTCATTACGATTTGATTGTGCCCAGCCTGAAGCGTTTGGCGGGAGCGGATCGTTATGAGGTATCGGCCAACATCAGCAAAGAACTGGAGCAAATCGGTCTGTATCCGGATACGATTGTGATCGCCCGCGGCGACCTGTTCACGGACGCGTTGTCCGGAGGTCCGCTGGCGGCTCAGGAAGCAGCTCCGATTTTGCTGACGGCGACCAGTTCGCTTCCCAGCTCCATCAAATCGGAAGTCCAACGGCTTCATCCGCGCAGAGCCATCATTCTTGGCGGAACGGGGTCCGTTTCCACCACGGTGGAAAGCCAGTTGAAGTCGCTGGGCGTGAGCGAGATTGAGCGTATTGCCGGAAGCGACCGTTTCGCTGTGTCGGCCGCCGTGGCTGCCAAAGTGGCGAGCCCGTACCAAGACACCGCCATTGTGGCGAGCGGGTTGAACTTCCCGGATGCGCTGTCGTCGTCCAGCTTGGCGGGGCAGATGGGCATGCCGATTTTGCTGGTGGGGCAGGATAAAGTGCCGGCTTCCATCGCTTCGTTCATCCAAAGTCACCCGAATATCAAGCATTTCATCATCGTCGGCGGACCGGCGACGGTATCCGAAAACGTGAAAAACGAATTGAGCAAATACGGCACCGTGGAACGCATCAGCGGCGCCAACCGTTATCAGGTGGCCATCAACGTCGCCAAATATGGTATGGATCATTACGGTATGGATCTGTCCACGATGGTGTTCGCCCGCGGGGATGTCTTTGCCGATGCGCTGTCCGGTGGTCCGTTGGCGGTATTCACCGGTGCGCCCATCATGTTGACCACCTCGACCAAGCTGGAGTCCAACGTGGATGCGTTCCTTTCCGAACATCGCGGGGAAACCGACCAAATGTATATTTTGGGTGGTTACGGATCGGTGTCTTCCACGACGGAACAACAATTGTCCAATTATCTCAATTGA
- a CDS encoding cell wall-binding repeat-containing protein: MALSNARRFSVLLVVVLVVALVATGFSTPSADAAKQVFRKQPAVQKGKVLVKKQLLLHQWKEAKQDQRFRPMMNRADKHPANAQTVENEALFQGQIDFFTVHQHAFQTDGGMVHVELSPSDGSVGYMIVPMDPDDDNVYYDGDNLPAGAYGLVVFGGSETSVDYSVKLTGIPFTYISQKLPQWNVTSPDKSFYRMNKSDQKLTVKASTDAPMAVLFVNDDEPLELNNPQDVQQDVYLQLGFNTMSLMALNHDGSALWKGFHVIKPGLKRMGGKDRFEVSANISKEISYRFFRPSTVVLARGDVFTDALSGVPLAVALEGAPILLTNTNGLPTAIKEEIKRLAPERAVILGGTGSISTSVETQLKQLGIQDVERISGSDRFAVSAAVSSKVAEIGSDTAIVVSGTVFSDALSSSSVAGWGGIPILLTLKDQLPASIKTFIAKNPQIENFIIVGGPGTVSDQVKAQLLQARPGASVERIGGADRYEVGVNVIHYFGLPPFALTFARGDLFTDALSGAPLAAYMGAPILLTPSTKLDPKVQRYLDVNEGNTDVVYIFGGPASVSDQVAKQLYGYIP; the protein is encoded by the coding sequence GTGGCGTTGTCAAATGCGCGTCGATTTTCGGTTTTGCTTGTGGTGGTGTTGGTGGTTGCGCTTGTCGCTACAGGATTTTCGACGCCTTCTGCGGACGCTGCGAAACAGGTCTTCCGGAAACAGCCTGCGGTCCAGAAAGGCAAGGTATTGGTCAAAAAGCAACTGTTGCTCCATCAGTGGAAAGAAGCCAAGCAGGATCAGCGATTCCGTCCCATGATGAACAGGGCAGACAAGCATCCCGCCAATGCGCAAACAGTTGAAAACGAGGCGCTGTTCCAAGGGCAAATCGACTTTTTCACCGTTCACCAGCATGCGTTTCAAACTGACGGAGGTATGGTACATGTGGAGTTGTCACCATCCGACGGCTCGGTGGGGTATATGATTGTCCCGATGGATCCCGATGATGACAACGTCTACTACGACGGTGATAATTTGCCCGCCGGGGCTTACGGTCTGGTCGTCTTCGGAGGCTCGGAAACCTCTGTCGATTATTCGGTAAAGCTGACCGGAATCCCCTTCACGTATATCTCCCAAAAGCTGCCGCAATGGAATGTGACCAGCCCGGACAAAAGCTTCTATCGGATGAACAAATCAGATCAGAAACTGACGGTGAAAGCCAGTACAGACGCGCCGATGGCCGTGCTGTTCGTCAATGATGATGAGCCGTTGGAGCTGAACAACCCGCAAGATGTGCAACAGGATGTCTATTTGCAATTGGGATTCAACACCATGTCATTGATGGCACTGAACCATGACGGCAGTGCATTATGGAAAGGGTTCCATGTGATCAAACCGGGCTTGAAACGCATGGGTGGAAAAGACCGGTTTGAAGTGTCGGCCAATATCAGCAAGGAGATCAGCTACCGTTTCTTCCGTCCATCCACCGTTGTGCTGGCGCGTGGGGATGTGTTCACCGACGCCTTGTCTGGAGTGCCTTTGGCCGTTGCATTGGAAGGGGCTCCGATTCTGTTGACCAACACCAATGGACTGCCCACTGCTATCAAGGAGGAGATCAAGCGATTGGCTCCCGAAAGGGCAGTGATTCTGGGAGGCACCGGTTCCATCTCAACTTCTGTGGAAACACAGTTGAAACAACTGGGTATTCAAGATGTGGAGCGAATTTCCGGTTCCGATCGGTTTGCCGTTTCGGCAGCCGTAAGTTCCAAAGTGGCTGAGATCGGATCGGATACTGCGATCGTCGTAAGCGGAACCGTTTTTTCCGATGCCTTGAGCAGTTCCAGTGTGGCGGGTTGGGGTGGCATACCCATCCTGCTGACGCTCAAAGATCAACTGCCCGCCTCCATTAAAACCTTCATCGCTAAAAACCCGCAGATCGAAAACTTCATTATCGTCGGTGGGCCAGGCACCGTTTCCGATCAGGTGAAAGCCCAATTGCTTCAAGCTCGTCCCGGTGCATCAGTGGAGCGTATAGGTGGTGCGGACCGATATGAAGTGGGGGTCAATGTCATCCATTACTTCGGATTGCCGCCGTTCGCATTAACTTTTGCCCGTGGCGACCTGTTTACCGATGCACTTTCCGGAGCACCGCTGGCCGCCTATATGGGTGCGCCGATTCTGTTGACACCGTCAACCAAACTGGATCCCAAGGTGCAACGGTATCTGGATGTCAACGAGGGCAATACCGATGTGGTTTACATTTTCGGTGGACCGGCCTCGGTTTCCGATCAAGTGGCCAAACAGTTATACGGGTATATTCCGTAA
- the gerD gene encoding spore germination lipoprotein GerD, with product MRYLAFLTGLVILVTAGCSPAQKPEESQGPDYQQMKQMVMDVLHTKEGEKALQEVMKDPEFKKNMVFTQKDLEMAVARSFTDPKAKKELESLLKKPEVAKNLFKTVENEQKNLMKQLMKDPQYQQLMIDIMKDPQFEKNVLQLMKSQQYRKETMKVMEDALQTPSFKEKFMKLLQEAVKQAQSQKGGQGQGGGGGQGGQQGGSQGQGGQ from the coding sequence ATGCGGTACCTAGCCTTTCTGACCGGTCTGGTGATCTTGGTGACGGCGGGCTGCAGCCCCGCTCAAAAACCAGAAGAATCTCAAGGACCGGACTATCAGCAGATGAAACAGATGGTGATGGACGTCCTTCACACCAAAGAAGGAGAGAAAGCGCTTCAGGAAGTGATGAAGGACCCCGAATTCAAAAAGAATATGGTCTTTACACAAAAGGACCTGGAAATGGCGGTTGCCAGATCCTTTACGGACCCCAAAGCGAAAAAGGAATTGGAATCGCTGTTGAAAAAGCCGGAAGTGGCCAAAAACCTGTTCAAAACGGTGGAAAACGAGCAGAAAAACCTGATGAAGCAACTGATGAAAGATCCGCAATACCAACAATTGATGATCGATATCATGAAAGATCCACAGTTTGAGAAAAATGTCCTGCAATTGATGAAAAGCCAGCAATACCGCAAAGAAACCATGAAAGTAATGGAAGATGCCCTGCAAACCCCCAGCTTCAAGGAGAAATTCATGAAACTCCTGCAAGAGGCGGTGAAACAAGCCCAGAGCCAAAAAGGCGGGCAAGGACAAGGGGGTGGAGGTGGTCAAGGCGGACAACAAGGCGGCAGTCAAGGTCAAGGCGGTCAGTAG
- a CDS encoding KinB-signaling pathway activation protein: protein MTLRKWFYLFWTTMVWGAVGAVVVGGVLNGIAGPLGLDIKKQLFAGLMFAAVAELGFFAYLMFNWLGNGFFRDPFWFRLIQVLLTVLVLVDLAYLRIVKFGEVGGIWPQLGLPISVLILAWIVAYVKVRLTNRTAFIPTLFFMVVATIMEAGPSLKQAPLVMVFFMVLTLMVCNAWQILQLHRLVAPTSRSGEKT from the coding sequence ATGACGCTACGGAAATGGTTTTATCTGTTTTGGACGACGATGGTGTGGGGGGCGGTTGGCGCCGTCGTGGTAGGCGGAGTGCTCAATGGGATAGCAGGACCGCTCGGTTTGGACATCAAAAAACAACTGTTTGCGGGTCTGATGTTTGCAGCAGTGGCGGAACTGGGGTTTTTTGCTTATTTGATGTTCAACTGGCTGGGTAACGGATTTTTCCGCGATCCGTTTTGGTTTCGCTTGATTCAGGTGTTGCTGACTGTTTTGGTGTTGGTTGATCTGGCTTATTTGCGCATTGTGAAGTTTGGCGAAGTCGGCGGGATTTGGCCCCAGTTGGGACTGCCGATCAGTGTCCTGATCCTCGCATGGATTGTAGCCTATGTCAAAGTCCGCCTGACGAATCGGACCGCTTTTATACCGACACTGTTTTTCATGGTGGTTGCCACCATCATGGAAGCGGGGCCCTCGTTGAAACAAGCGCCCCTTGTGATGGTGTTTTTCATGGTTCTCACGCTGATGGTGTGCAATGCCTGGCAGATTTTGCAGTTGCACCGGTTGGTAGCGCCAACCAGCAGGTCAGGAGAAAAGACATAA